In one window of bacterium DNA:
- the lptC gene encoding LPS export ABC transporter periplasmic protein LptC, whose translation MSRQSLMFFIIIMTFTLLISSCGKDEKISSPENNQKGPQLVIDKFSITATNAGKMEWIFYAKKAVVFEDKNLITASEINIDFFFDKKGKEIISHLVSENGNVDTKTNDMEAEGNVVLTTESGNKLNTSKLKWISNDRKFFTDKEVRVEKKDSIVTGLGMEADPNLENVRILKDVKVEAKE comes from the coding sequence ATGAGCAGGCAAAGTTTAATGTTTTTTATCATTATTATGACTTTTACCCTTTTAATTTCTTCGTGCGGAAAAGATGAAAAAATTTCTTCCCCCGAAAATAATCAAAAAGGGCCTCAATTGGTAATTGATAAGTTCTCTATTACCGCGACAAACGCGGGTAAAATGGAATGGATTTTTTATGCGAAGAAAGCGGTAGTGTTTGAAGACAAAAATTTAATTACAGCTTCTGAAATAAATATAGATTTTTTCTTTGATAAAAAAGGGAAAGAGATAATATCTCATTTAGTTTCTGAAAACGGAAATGTTGATACAAAAACCAATGATATGGAGGCAGAGGGAAATGTCGTTTTGACAACTGAAAGCGGGAATAAATTAAATACCTCGAAATTGAAATGGATTTCCAATGACCGGAAGTTTTTTACTGATAAGGAAGTCAGGGTCGAAAAAAAAGACAGTATTGTTACAGGCCTGGGCATGGAGGCGGACCCCAATCTGGAAAATGTCAGAATCCTGAAAGACGTTAAAGTCGAGGCGAAGGAATAG
- a CDS encoding M36 family metallopeptidase encodes MKKILILFFYVISAGLFFISFAGADNSAVSDSFPWQEFKKNYGENWNVKWNKKTGTPHRVFGNKKPVTGKDGVLKRTEGQKNFSESEFESVSRAFIEQNQGLFKIDNSDLKLQRSRKHGPIFYVTFKQLFQNVPVYNSRVDFQFDKDGNLLLFGADVFPDINIPVLQKIDENNAVKIIKDDINFNPEKDKISVPELLIYPEEIKEGFKYYLVWKLEVTVKRPAGNWVYFIDAENAGIKMKYNDINNDISGKITGYILPFYSGDSPQEVSFPYESVFAGSYSAISNKDGNYSVPTPFGIYLLTSGLSGKYLNVTNEDGNNSLFYKTLNDSESQNIIWNTGLTSGYYEEMNVYYHSMKMHDYIKSIDPEFTGMDYCVPAVVRITDYYRDNAYWSNTEGMGFGAGTSGYSKSWALFADVIYHEYTHGVTDRLYMQEGGSLDYIDGTESGAMDEGFSDYWACTLTDESLIGEGLLHSRPYIRNIDNNFVSPEDFSDEVHADGRIIAGAMWRMRKYLGRDTADRLFHFARYGLPTTFADFFLEVLMKDDDNNNLRDGTPNSSNIYTAFGNSGISGLQIEAVSIDDNDGGNGNGRVNPGEKISIIVTLENKMFEDAEDIRAVLSTGDIFTDIISDQAFFGNINEGLKADGLFTVLVNKSTPIDYLISFNLKITDKKGYTFELPFDINITDVIEKKWKVETITGISNLPDYAGSRVLERDKDGNFHLLYGYSSLNYAFYDNNKWVTYLLDSSKLYSYNYSLCLAGNIPHIVHNFADYTGSYLKYKKLANGQWETEIIDSNYYSRYSYPSLILDSSYNPHISYSINSNIFYNYRDSDGNWKTEEVDTVHCGSNNSLGIGKNNLIQIGYYDFCCGGLRYAKRASGWENGFLDISVDIGKYTCLRIGTDGYPHITYYDNDKGNLKYMYWDGYSWETKIVDFDGDAGLYPSMAVDWKNRPHIAYYDKTNGALKYAYYNGEFWEITVIDDSDDAGYYPAMVIDENRLPHVAYYSKSTDGNIYLKFASSRLMASPVYLNPENNTFTGLDVTLQWEVNNINEGDTISYDVYFDTSGAGTKIAENISDSSYTLNNLEYRKTYYWRIIYRDKNKFESRGPVYRFKTTMAGDIDKNGIVDGDDLVPFANSFGSTKDFSMYKSISDIDLNGRIDGADLMFIGMNFGKSY; translated from the coding sequence ATGAAAAAGATATTGATATTATTTTTTTATGTTATTTCTGCAGGATTATTTTTTATTTCTTTTGCCGGCGCGGATAATTCGGCTGTTTCTGATTCTTTTCCATGGCAGGAATTTAAAAAAAATTATGGAGAAAACTGGAATGTCAAGTGGAATAAGAAAACAGGAACACCCCATCGTGTTTTTGGCAATAAAAAGCCGGTCACCGGGAAAGACGGTGTTTTAAAAAGAACAGAAGGACAAAAAAATTTTTCTGAAAGCGAGTTTGAAAGTGTTTCAAGGGCATTTATTGAGCAAAATCAAGGGCTTTTTAAAATAGACAATTCAGATTTAAAATTGCAGCGAAGCAGAAAACACGGTCCAATTTTTTATGTAACATTTAAACAGTTATTTCAAAATGTTCCTGTCTACAACAGCCGGGTTGATTTCCAGTTTGATAAAGACGGTAACCTTTTATTATTTGGTGCAGACGTTTTTCCGGATATAAATATTCCGGTTTTGCAAAAAATTGATGAAAATAATGCCGTTAAGATTATAAAGGACGATATTAATTTTAACCCGGAAAAAGATAAAATTTCCGTTCCCGAGCTTTTGATATACCCCGAAGAGATAAAGGAAGGTTTCAAGTATTATCTTGTGTGGAAATTGGAAGTAACCGTAAAAAGACCGGCGGGCAACTGGGTATATTTTATTGACGCCGAAAATGCTGGTATTAAGATGAAATATAATGATATTAACAATGATATTAGCGGCAAAATAACAGGATATATTTTGCCTTTTTATTCCGGCGATTCGCCTCAGGAGGTTTCTTTCCCTTACGAAAGTGTATTCGCCGGATCTTATAGTGCCATTTCAAATAAAGACGGAAATTATTCAGTCCCGACTCCCTTTGGGATTTACCTTCTAACATCGGGTTTGTCAGGGAAATATTTGAACGTGACCAATGAAGATGGAAATAACTCGCTGTTTTATAAAACACTGAATGATAGTGAATCCCAGAATATAATATGGAACACCGGCCTTACGTCAGGCTACTATGAGGAAATGAATGTTTATTATCATTCTATGAAAATGCATGATTATATAAAAAGTATCGACCCTGAATTTACCGGTATGGATTATTGCGTGCCGGCTGTGGTCCGAATTACAGACTATTATAGAGATAATGCGTATTGGAGTAATACGGAAGGCATGGGGTTTGGCGCGGGCACATCAGGTTATTCCAAAAGCTGGGCATTGTTTGCAGATGTTATTTATCATGAGTATACACATGGAGTTACAGATAGGCTTTATATGCAGGAAGGAGGGTCTCTTGATTATATAGACGGCACGGAATCAGGGGCTATGGATGAGGGTTTTTCAGATTACTGGGCCTGCACTCTCACAGATGAGTCTTTGATTGGAGAAGGTCTCTTACATTCGAGACCCTATATAAGGAATATTGATAATAATTTTGTCTCTCCTGAGGATTTTTCTGATGAAGTCCATGCAGACGGCCGTATTATCGCGGGGGCCATGTGGAGAATGAGAAAATATCTCGGCAGGGACACGGCGGACCGTTTATTCCATTTTGCCCGCTACGGTCTCCCGACTACATTTGCGGACTTTTTTTTGGAGGTTTTAATGAAAGATGATGACAATAACAATTTAAGGGACGGGACCCCGAATTCCTCAAATATTTACACGGCTTTTGGAAATTCCGGTATTTCCGGATTGCAGATAGAGGCAGTTTCTATAGATGATAATGACGGGGGAAACGGCAACGGCAGGGTGAATCCCGGGGAAAAGATAAGTATCATAGTAACGTTAGAAAATAAAATGTTTGAAGACGCTGAAGATATCCGGGCCGTTTTATCCACGGGGGATATTTTCACGGATATTATATCGGATCAAGCCTTTTTCGGAAATATAAACGAAGGATTGAAGGCTGACGGATTGTTTACGGTTTTAGTAAATAAATCCACGCCCATTGATTATTTAATTTCTTTTAATCTGAAAATCACCGATAAAAAAGGATATACTTTTGAACTGCCTTTTGACATAAATATTACTGATGTTATTGAAAAAAAGTGGAAGGTTGAAACTATTACAGGTATTTCTAATCTGCCGGATTATGCGGGCAGCCGCGTGTTAGAGAGGGATAAAGACGGGAATTTTCATCTATTGTATGGATACAGCTCTTTGAATTATGCCTTTTATGATAATAATAAATGGGTAACGTATCTTTTAGACAGCAGTAAGCTGTATTCTTACAATTATTCATTATGTTTAGCCGGTAATATCCCGCACATAGTCCATAATTTTGCGGATTACACCGGGAGTTATTTAAAATATAAAAAATTGGCCAACGGACAATGGGAAACAGAAATCATAGATTCAAACTATTATTCACGATACAGCTATCCATCTTTGATTCTTGACAGCAGTTATAATCCCCACATAAGCTATTCCATTAACAGCAATATTTTTTACAATTATCGCGACAGTGATGGAAATTGGAAAACAGAGGAAGTTGATACTGTCCATTGCGGTTCTAATAACTCGCTTGGGATCGGGAAAAATAATCTAATTCAAATCGGTTATTATGATTTCTGCTGCGGGGGATTGAGATATGCCAAACGGGCATCCGGCTGGGAAAATGGTTTTTTAGACATTTCAGTTGATATTGGCAAATATACCTGTTTAAGAATCGGGACAGATGGATACCCTCACATTACTTACTATGACAATGATAAAGGAAATTTAAAATACATGTATTGGGATGGTTATTCATGGGAAACAAAAATAGTTGATTTTGACGGTGATGCCGGGTTATATCCTTCAATGGCCGTAGATTGGAAAAACAGGCCGCATATCGCATATTATGATAAAACAAATGGCGCCTTAAAATATGCTTATTACAACGGAGAATTTTGGGAGATAACTGTAATAGATGATTCTGATGACGCGGGATATTATCCTGCTATGGTTATTGACGAAAATAGGTTGCCGCATGTTGCTTATTATTCAAAAAGTACAGATGGGAATATTTATTTAAAATTTGCATCCAGCCGTTTAATGGCCTCTCCTGTTTATTTAAATCCGGAAAATAATACTTTTACCGGCTTGGATGTTACGCTCCAGTGGGAGGTAAACAATATAAATGAGGGGGATACGATAAGTTATGATGTTTATTTTGATACGTCCGGGGCCGGTACAAAAATAGCGGAAAATATTTCTGATTCTTCTTACACTTTAAATAATTTGGAATACCGCAAAACTTACTATTGGAGGATTATTTACCGGGACAAAAATAAATTTGAATCCAGGGGGCCTGTTTATAGATTTAAAACAACAATGGCGGGAGATATAGATAAAAACGGGATTGTCGATGGTGATGATTTGGTTCCATTTGCAAATTCTTTTGGTTCGACTAAAGATTTTAGTATGTATAAGTCGATAAGTGATATTGATCTGAATGGCCGCATAGATGGCGCAGATTTGATGTTTATAGGAATGAATTTCGGGAAAAGTTATTAA
- a CDS encoding cohesin domain-containing protein — MIIDKQKAATFLLWIEVLMLPGCKCGSSSDSDISNFQANFFPANNPGSGSIYLSELKSERGSLTLGVNAKDVGEINTVYFDLVYNPSVINYSGSEEGDFFKSGGQSTSGFQVSLQNKTEGRIYVAINVLNNSPVKGSGLIGKITFIPIAEENFAVIFENNKLLRYNSSSLESFEITGDWFGGGIISKRI, encoded by the coding sequence ATGATAATAGATAAGCAAAAAGCAGCTACGTTTTTATTATGGATAGAAGTATTAATGCTTCCAGGCTGCAAATGCGGCTCTTCTTCCGATTCAGATATTTCCAATTTCCAGGCTAATTTTTTCCCGGCTAATAATCCAGGCAGTGGTTCCATTTATTTAAGTGAATTAAAAAGTGAAAGGGGAAGTCTTACTTTAGGGGTTAATGCTAAAGATGTCGGGGAGATAAATACCGTTTATTTTGATTTAGTGTATAATCCTTCTGTAATAAATTACTCAGGCAGTGAAGAGGGGGATTTTTTTAAATCAGGCGGGCAGTCTACCTCTGGTTTCCAGGTTTCGTTACAAAATAAAACAGAGGGACGGATTTATGTCGCCATAAATGTGTTAAATAACTCCCCCGTAAAAGGAAGCGGATTAATTGGAAAAATAACATTTATTCCAATTGCGGAAGAAAACTTCGCTGTAATTTTTGAGAATAATAAATTATTGAGATATAACTCGTCTTCCCTGGAATCTTTTGAGATAACAGGTGACTGGTTTGGGGGGGGGATTATAAGTAAAAGGATATAG
- the kdsA gene encoding 3-deoxy-8-phosphooctulonate synthase, protein MKTREITINKVKIGGLNPLVLVAGPCVIESERIFFLCAEKLVGIVERLKIPFIFKASYDKANRSSIDSYRGPGFKKGLEFLDRLKKKFKIPVTSDIHCRNEIKEASEVLDLLQIPALLSRQTDFIVESAKTMRPVNIKKGQFLSPWEMKNIVSKVESTGNRNIILTERGSSFGYNNLVADMRSLPYLRQLGYPVIFDATHSVQLPGGLGKSSSGQREFVPYLAKSSVGCGCDGIFMEVHISPDKALCDGPNMLAIKDLPVLLEELMAIDELKRKRFSR, encoded by the coding sequence ATGAAAACAAGAGAGATTACTATAAATAAGGTAAAAATTGGCGGATTAAATCCATTGGTCCTTGTTGCGGGGCCCTGTGTGATTGAATCGGAAAGGATTTTTTTCCTTTGTGCGGAAAAATTAGTTGGGATAGTTGAGAGACTGAAAATCCCTTTTATTTTCAAGGCATCTTACGACAAGGCAAACCGGTCATCCATTGATTCATACCGGGGGCCGGGATTTAAAAAGGGCCTTGAGTTCCTGGACAGGTTGAAAAAAAAATTTAAAATTCCTGTTACGTCTGATATTCACTGCAGAAATGAAATTAAAGAGGCATCGGAAGTATTGGATTTACTTCAGATACCGGCATTACTTTCCCGCCAGACAGATTTTATTGTGGAATCCGCAAAGACAATGAGGCCTGTAAATATAAAAAAGGGGCAGTTCTTATCTCCCTGGGAGATGAAAAATATTGTTTCAAAAGTTGAAAGCACGGGGAACAGAAATATAATATTAACTGAGAGGGGCTCATCTTTCGGCTATAATAATCTTGTGGCGGATATGCGTTCATTGCCTTACTTAAGGCAATTGGGATATCCTGTAATTTTCGATGCTACACACAGTGTCCAGCTCCCGGGAGGTTTAGGTAAATCTTCCTCCGGGCAGAGGGAATTTGTGCCGTATCTTGCTAAATCTTCAGTGGGCTGCGGATGTGACGGAATTTTTATGGAAGTCCACATAAGTCCTGATAAAGCTTTGTGTGACGGGCCGAATATGCTTGCAATAAAGGATTTGCCTGTTTTGCTTGAAGAGTTAATGGCAATTGATGAATTAAAGAGAAAAAGATTTTCAAGATAG